A single region of the Devosia sp. FJ2-5-3 genome encodes:
- a CDS encoding sensor domain-containing diguanylate cyclase, translating to MRLEPEAFDKVSADEQRLAALHQLDILDTPPELGFDRIADLIRLIFGVEIGIVSMIDGHRQWYKSVFGLGTSEASLNSTFCRYTLTLGHQVIVPDATKDPRFYDNPHVVDGPRIRFYAGAPITTHDGLVIGTVCAIDTTMREFGERETAILMHLAALVMRELELRQEAATDVLTGASSRRAFKEEVKKHLSLANRHALPLSCIAFDIDHFKRVNDTYGHAAGDKVLSGAVNALKTGLRQSDCIGRVGGEEFSILLPQTELATAVNVAEKLRHLVKDLRFPGSNPPIAVTASFGVAALGPSDDIETFLNRADQALYQAKRSGRDRVCSAAAANEPEKKNRRRVLKAGQIIFNGGRSTYDCTVRSLWENGAEIAISLPAILPEQFELLLKGSAEKYACTLTSRTDSSIEAVFS from the coding sequence ATGCGGTTAGAACCGGAAGCTTTTGACAAGGTAAGTGCCGATGAGCAGCGTCTGGCCGCTTTGCATCAACTCGACATTCTGGACACCCCCCCGGAGTTGGGGTTCGACCGTATCGCCGACCTCATAAGGCTGATCTTCGGCGTGGAGATCGGGATCGTCTCCATGATCGACGGCCACCGCCAATGGTACAAATCGGTGTTTGGCCTGGGGACTTCCGAAGCATCCCTCAATAGCACCTTCTGCCGTTATACCCTGACGCTGGGGCACCAGGTCATCGTGCCGGACGCGACCAAGGACCCCCGGTTCTATGACAATCCGCACGTGGTCGATGGCCCGCGCATCCGGTTCTATGCGGGGGCGCCCATCACCACGCATGACGGGCTGGTCATCGGCACGGTCTGCGCCATCGACACGACCATGCGCGAGTTCGGCGAGCGGGAGACGGCGATCCTCATGCATCTGGCCGCTCTGGTCATGCGCGAGCTTGAATTGCGCCAGGAGGCGGCAACCGACGTCCTCACCGGCGCCAGCAGTCGTCGCGCCTTCAAGGAAGAGGTGAAAAAGCACCTGTCCCTGGCCAATAGACACGCGCTTCCGCTCAGCTGCATCGCCTTTGACATCGATCATTTCAAACGGGTGAACGACACTTACGGACATGCTGCGGGCGACAAGGTCCTCTCAGGCGCAGTGAACGCGCTCAAGACTGGGCTGCGCCAAAGCGATTGCATCGGCCGTGTCGGTGGGGAGGAGTTTTCGATCCTCCTGCCGCAGACCGAGTTGGCAACTGCCGTCAATGTCGCCGAGAAACTGCGCCATCTCGTCAAGGATCTGCGCTTCCCGGGCAGCAATCCGCCGATTGCCGTCACAGCCTCCTTCGGCGTTGCGGCACTGGGGCCGTCGGACGATATCGAGACGTTTCTCAACCGGGCCGACCAAGCCCTCTATCAGGCCAAACGTAGCGGCCGGGACCGGGTTTGCAGCGCCGCCGCTGCAAACGAGCCCGAAAAGAAAAACCGGCGCCGCGTGTTGAAGGCCGGGCAGATCATCTTCAATGGTGGCCGCTCCACCTATGACTGCACCGTGCGCAGCCTGTGGGAAAACGGCGCCGAAATCGCCATCTCCCTCCCGGCGATCCTACCCGAGCAGTTCGAGCTGTTGCTCAAGGGCTCAGCGGAAAAATATGCCTGCACACTGACGAGCCGAACCGACAGCTCCATCGAAGCCGTCTTTTCCTGA
- a CDS encoding MmcQ/YjbR family DNA-binding protein has protein sequence MPPDYPDIMRRAPFEAYVLSLPATTLVRQWRDDSVAKIGGRIFCLLDKDPGEVWLKVSDLAYPLLTELEGIRPAPYFARAGWVAISAESPLTEDEIKAYIARAHRLVAARLTRKIQRSLGLETLFDGAAF, from the coding sequence ATGCCGCCCGATTATCCCGACATCATGCGCCGCGCCCCCTTCGAGGCCTATGTGCTCAGCCTGCCTGCCACGACGCTGGTGCGGCAGTGGCGGGACGATTCGGTCGCCAAAATCGGCGGGCGCATCTTTTGCCTGCTCGACAAGGATCCCGGCGAGGTCTGGCTCAAAGTCTCGGACCTGGCCTATCCGCTGCTGACCGAACTCGAAGGCATCCGCCCCGCACCCTATTTCGCCCGCGCCGGCTGGGTGGCGATCTCGGCGGAAAGTCCACTCACCGAGGACGAAATCAAGGCCTATATCGCCCGCGCCCATCGCCTCGTGGCGGCGCGGCTGACGCGAAAAATCCAGCGTTCACTGGGCCTTGAAACTCTTTTCGACGGGGCCGCGTTCTAG
- the msrA gene encoding peptide-methionine (S)-S-oxide reductase MsrA — protein MFFRTKPTAIPSAAEALPGRPQEMDVASSHYVNGAPLKGPYPEGAETIYFGLGCFWGAERLFWQLPGVIVTAVGYQGGHTPNPSYEEACTGMTGHTESVKVAYDPRIIPLETLLKTFWEEHDPTQGMRQGNDVGTQYRSAIYTTTPEQAEIVAASRQAYQAALRRQGLGDITTEIAPAGPFYYAETYHQQYLAKNPNGYCGLNGTGVSCPIGLGVAAQ, from the coding sequence ATGTTCTTCCGCACCAAGCCGACCGCCATCCCCAGCGCCGCCGAGGCCCTGCCGGGCCGCCCCCAGGAGATGGATGTCGCCTCTTCCCATTATGTGAATGGCGCGCCGCTCAAGGGACCCTATCCCGAGGGCGCCGAGACCATCTATTTCGGCCTCGGCTGTTTCTGGGGCGCCGAGCGCCTGTTCTGGCAATTGCCCGGCGTGATCGTTACCGCCGTGGGCTATCAGGGCGGGCATACGCCCAATCCGAGCTATGAGGAAGCCTGCACCGGGATGACCGGGCACACCGAGAGCGTCAAGGTCGCCTACGACCCCAGGATCATTCCGCTCGAAACCCTGCTGAAGACCTTCTGGGAAGAGCACGACCCGACCCAGGGCATGCGCCAGGGCAATGATGTGGGCACGCAATATCGCTCGGCCATCTATACGACGACGCCGGAACAGGCCGAGATCGTCGCCGCCAGCCGCCAAGCCTACCAGGCCGCCCTGCGCCGGCAGGGGCTGGGCGATATCACCACCGAGATCGCGCCGGCGGGGCCGTTCTATTATGCCGAGACCTATCACCAGCAATATCTGGCCAAAAATCCCAATGGCTATTGCGGGCTGAATGGCACCGGGGTGTCCTGCCCCATCGGGCTCGGCGTTGCCGCCCAGTAG
- a CDS encoding metal ABC transporter substrate-binding protein → MDYLRHLALPLIAALALSLPAGAQDRVKAVTSFTILADMAANVAGDVADVVSITKPGAEIHNYQPTPGDLVGAQDADLILSNGLNLEQWFAQFLDNLPNVPSFVLTEGIEPIGIGEGPYEGKPNPHAWMSPSDALIYVENIRAAFAEVDPANAEIYAANAAAYAERITATVAPIRERLAAIPEEKRWLVTSEGAFSYLTRDFGLKELFLWPINADQQGTPRQVRQVIDAVREHNIPVIFSESTISSRPAEQVARETGIAYGGVLYVDSLSEADGPVPTYLDLLAVTTSTIATGLSQ, encoded by the coding sequence ATGGACTATCTTCGGCACCTCGCCTTGCCTCTTATTGCAGCGCTTGCCCTGTCTCTGCCCGCAGGCGCCCAGGACCGGGTCAAGGCGGTCACGAGCTTCACCATTCTGGCCGACATGGCGGCCAATGTTGCCGGCGACGTCGCCGATGTGGTGTCGATCACCAAGCCGGGGGCCGAGATCCACAATTACCAGCCGACCCCGGGCGATCTCGTGGGAGCCCAGGACGCCGACCTCATCCTCTCGAACGGGCTCAATCTCGAGCAATGGTTCGCCCAGTTCCTCGACAATCTTCCAAACGTGCCGAGCTTCGTTCTGACCGAGGGGATCGAGCCGATCGGGATCGGCGAGGGCCCCTATGAGGGCAAGCCCAATCCCCATGCCTGGATGTCGCCCTCCGATGCCTTGATCTATGTCGAGAACATCCGCGCCGCCTTTGCCGAAGTCGATCCGGCCAATGCCGAGATTTACGCCGCCAATGCGGCGGCCTATGCCGAAAGGATCACCGCCACCGTCGCGCCCATTCGCGAACGCCTGGCCGCGATCCCCGAGGAAAAGCGCTGGCTGGTCACGTCCGAAGGCGCCTTTTCCTATCTGACGCGCGATTTCGGCCTCAAGGAACTCTTTCTCTGGCCGATCAATGCCGACCAGCAGGGCACGCCGCGCCAGGTGCGCCAGGTCATCGATGCGGTGCGCGAGCACAATATTCCGGTGATCTTCTCGGAAAGCACGATCTCGTCGCGGCCGGCCGAGCAGGTGGCGCGCGAAACCGGCATTGCCTATGGCGGCGTGCTCTATGTGGATTCGCTCTCCGAGGCCGACGGCCCGGTGCCGACCTATCTCGACCTGCTCGCGGTCACCACTTCAACCATTGCAACCGGACTTAGCCAATGA